A window of Haliscomenobacter hydrossis DSM 1100 contains these coding sequences:
- a CDS encoding glycosyltransferase, translating into MKIVCFGPGPKFKGGISNYNTSLAKALDKIPGTEVHIVSWTQQYPAIIPREFIDKSSRMDLLEGSNIKVKYITNYNNPLSWYQTYQYILSLKPDKVIFQWAIAIQGLPIGRIVGWLRHHPEIEVILDLHFVIQKENSSIDQFFTKLGIGKAKTYIVHALKTYQELQTLYPQRQFQLSYDGQRSTNPAEQTVLKLYHPIYDLFQPKADFDIAAFKQAHGLRKHVFLFFGFIRKYKGLHHVIPAFQKVAAQRDDVSLLICGESFWQTLDNTKLATKIKNALFGLAKKVVLRQSDDERQYNPLALIDELQLRDRVAVFNTFIPNEDVHKYFQVADCVVLFYEYATPSGIESLSYNFALPLVATKVGHFPETIQHGYSGYLAEAGDIDSMAEQMLHILDAPIPRENIRSKTAEMSWDNYAKVIIHTK; encoded by the coding sequence ATGAAAATAGTCTGCTTTGGCCCAGGGCCAAAATTCAAAGGAGGGATTTCCAACTACAATACTTCGTTGGCAAAAGCACTGGACAAAATCCCCGGTACCGAAGTCCACATCGTGTCCTGGACGCAACAGTACCCGGCCATCATTCCCCGGGAATTTATCGACAAATCCAGCCGGATGGATTTGCTGGAAGGTAGTAATATCAAGGTAAAATACATCACCAACTACAACAACCCACTGAGTTGGTACCAGACTTATCAGTACATCCTGAGTCTAAAACCCGACAAAGTAATTTTCCAATGGGCCATTGCCATCCAGGGGCTCCCAATCGGGCGCATCGTCGGTTGGTTGCGCCATCATCCCGAGATTGAGGTGATCCTCGATTTGCATTTTGTCATCCAAAAAGAGAACAGCAGCATTGACCAATTTTTCACCAAATTGGGCATCGGCAAAGCAAAAACCTACATCGTACACGCGCTCAAGACCTATCAAGAGTTACAAACGTTATATCCACAGCGCCAATTTCAGCTCAGCTACGATGGTCAGCGCAGCACGAATCCAGCCGAACAGACTGTACTCAAACTGTACCATCCCATTTACGATCTTTTCCAACCCAAGGCTGATTTTGACATCGCTGCGTTTAAACAAGCACATGGTTTGCGCAAGCACGTCTTCCTGTTTTTTGGTTTTATCCGCAAATACAAAGGTTTACATCACGTAATCCCGGCCTTCCAAAAGGTGGCTGCCCAGCGGGATGATGTCTCTCTGCTCATTTGTGGGGAATCGTTTTGGCAAACCCTGGACAATACCAAGCTCGCTACCAAGATCAAAAATGCCCTGTTTGGCCTGGCCAAAAAAGTGGTCTTGCGGCAAAGCGACGACGAGCGCCAGTACAACCCACTGGCCTTAATTGATGAGCTTCAGTTGCGCGACCGTGTTGCGGTGTTCAACACGTTTATTCCCAACGAAGATGTACACAAATACTTCCAGGTGGCCGACTGTGTGGTACTTTTTTATGAATACGCTACGCCCTCGGGCATTGAGTCACTGAGTTATAATTTTGCGCTGCCCCTCGTGGCCACCAAAGTAGGCCATTTCCCCGAAACCATCCAACACGGTTACAGCGGCTACCTGGCCGAAGCGGGTGACATCGACTCGATGGCCGAGCAAATGTTGCATATTTTAGACGCTCCTATACCTCGTGAGAACATTCGGAGCAAAACCGCCGAAATGAGTTGGGACAATTACGCCAAGGTGATAATCCATACAAAATGA
- a CDS encoding methyltransferase RsmF C-terminal domain-like protein: MLPAAFSAQMQDQLGQAAYADFLQALSSPIPVSVRRNPLKLKHWGENYAGVKWHPEGVYLPARPVFTLDPRLHGGAYYVQEASSMLLWSVLQQTVDLNSPLKVLDLAAAPGGKSTLLAAALAEGSLLISNEVIKSRYQILRENLSKWGYPNVVCTNQDSREFAPLQRQFDLVLLDAPCSGEGLFRKDPTAVNEWSPEHVQHCAARQRRILAEASALLKPGGILIYCTCTYNDHENALNVQWSQENLDLAPIALSFPTEWGIQARELGYQCYPHHVEGEGFFIAALRQEKKYPLLKSTPPKGFWKNTPRKNTGALKDWINPSFEFQALESPHGELAAIPQPCFDYFQELSPHLRRWDPILELGAFKHQDFVPAAALALSAVVHPAIPNFSLDLATALQYLRKEPIELAEVTGSWGLVSYEGINLGWIKNIKGRINNYFPKEWRIRM, encoded by the coding sequence ATGCTCCCAGCTGCTTTTTCAGCCCAAATGCAAGACCAACTAGGCCAGGCAGCTTACGCGGATTTCCTACAGGCGCTCTCCTCCCCTATTCCGGTAAGTGTGCGTCGGAATCCTTTAAAATTAAAACATTGGGGGGAAAATTACGCCGGAGTAAAATGGCACCCAGAAGGAGTATATTTACCTGCTCGTCCGGTGTTCACCCTTGATCCTCGACTACATGGTGGAGCTTATTACGTACAAGAAGCTTCTTCCATGTTGTTGTGGTCGGTATTACAACAAACGGTCGATTTGAACAGTCCACTTAAAGTTTTGGATTTGGCAGCAGCCCCTGGTGGGAAAAGTACCTTGCTCGCTGCGGCGCTAGCGGAGGGAAGCTTATTGATCAGCAATGAAGTCATCAAAAGCAGATATCAAATTCTGCGCGAGAACCTGAGTAAATGGGGCTATCCCAATGTGGTTTGCACCAATCAGGATAGCCGGGAGTTTGCCCCACTACAAAGGCAGTTTGATTTAGTTTTACTTGATGCGCCGTGTTCGGGAGAAGGTTTGTTTCGCAAAGATCCCACTGCAGTCAATGAATGGTCACCTGAGCACGTACAACACTGTGCGGCACGCCAGCGCCGGATTTTAGCCGAAGCCAGCGCGCTGCTCAAGCCCGGAGGTATACTCATCTATTGTACCTGTACTTACAATGACCACGAAAATGCATTGAATGTACAGTGGTCGCAAGAAAACCTGGATTTGGCACCTATTGCCTTATCTTTTCCAACAGAATGGGGCATTCAAGCCCGGGAATTGGGTTACCAATGTTATCCCCACCACGTTGAGGGGGAAGGTTTTTTTATCGCTGCTCTGCGACAGGAAAAAAAATACCCTTTGCTTAAATCTACACCTCCAAAAGGATTTTGGAAAAATACGCCACGCAAAAACACTGGCGCGTTAAAAGACTGGATCAATCCAAGTTTTGAATTTCAAGCGCTGGAAAGCCCCCATGGTGAACTGGCGGCAATTCCTCAACCCTGTTTTGACTATTTTCAGGAACTCAGTCCCCACTTGCGACGCTGGGACCCCATATTGGAACTGGGGGCTTTCAAACATCAGGATTTTGTACCTGCTGCAGCACTGGCCCTCAGTGCGGTAGTGCATCCCGCTATTCCCAATTTCAGTCTTGATCTGGCCACTGCTTTGCAATACTTACGCAAAGAGCCGATCGAACTAGCCGAGGTCACAGGAAGTTGGGGCCTCGTCAGTTACGAAGGCATCAACCTGGGATGGATCAAGAACATCAAAGGGAGAATCAACAATTATTTCCCAAAGGAATGGCGCATCCGCATGTAG
- a CDS encoding DUF4199 domain-containing protein codes for METLDSTVTKGNPNASYWPYVTRFGVITGVIGAVLTLMMYIGGNGLSPMVWSFSLMGIGLLSLIINGVLATRGVRAYRETDLGGLIPFGKAFVVAFLILLVGSLISGLFNLLYVTVIDPDFANNMASRMSDWFTEIGMDEAQIELQTEKMKEGFSLSRQLMNLAIFGPIGAAIIGLIAGAVAKRNPPMD; via the coding sequence ATGGAAACTCTTGATTCAACAGTAACTAAAGGTAACCCCAATGCTTCTTATTGGCCCTATGTAACCCGTTTTGGCGTCATCACTGGCGTCATCGGTGCTGTTTTAACGCTGATGATGTACATCGGGGGAAATGGTCTTAGCCCAATGGTTTGGTCTTTTTCCTTAATGGGCATTGGATTGCTCAGTTTAATCATTAATGGTGTACTTGCTACCCGTGGCGTGCGGGCTTACCGCGAAACCGATTTAGGTGGCTTGATTCCTTTTGGCAAAGCTTTTGTCGTTGCCTTCTTGATTTTACTGGTCGGTTCACTCATCAGTGGCTTATTTAATTTGTTGTATGTAACGGTCATCGATCCGGATTTTGCCAACAACATGGCTAGCCGCATGTCCGACTGGTTCACGGAAATCGGCATGGATGAAGCCCAGATTGAACTCCAAACTGAAAAAATGAAAGAAGGGTTCTCTCTGTCCCGCCAATTGATGAACCTGGCCATTTTTGGGCCCATTGGAGCAGCAATCATTGGATTGATTGCGGGTGCCGTTGCCAAACGAAACCCACCGATGGACTAA
- a CDS encoding dihydroorotase: MNFLLRKATVIDPNSPYHGKVVDIFIEGDKITSIGSELKRKADQVIEIEGIHVSPGWVDIGVQVGDPGFEHREDLRSVSAAAASGGFTVIGAQPNTYPVVDGKTEVAYLVQHSRGKLVDILPIAAITAKCQGKDITEMIDMHHAGAIAFSDGNQAIADNGMILRALEYVKAFDGIVINQPLDRTLAFEGQMHEGVVSTSLGMKGIPNLAEDLMVQRDIYLTQYAESRLHLANLSSQFAVELVRRAKAKGLKISCSVAALNLAFDDRALVEFDSNFKVLPPLRSHEDIEALKQGLKDGTIDLIGSNHVPLEEEAKKLEFPYADFGAIGLETTYALVNTHLEGVLSQTELVEKLAINPRRIFNLEEITVREGAKANLTVFHPHQTWTFERSHIFSKSSNSPLLGKRLKGKVIGVVNNGSAFINPH; encoded by the coding sequence ATGAATTTTCTGCTCCGTAAAGCCACCGTCATCGATCCCAATTCGCCGTACCACGGCAAGGTGGTGGATATTTTTATTGAAGGAGATAAAATCACTTCGATTGGATCCGAACTCAAGCGCAAAGCCGATCAGGTCATTGAAATAGAAGGCATTCATGTGTCTCCGGGTTGGGTCGATATTGGCGTACAAGTCGGTGATCCCGGCTTTGAACACCGGGAAGATTTGCGCTCGGTAAGCGCAGCGGCAGCCTCTGGTGGATTTACGGTCATTGGCGCACAGCCCAATACCTATCCCGTAGTCGACGGCAAAACCGAAGTAGCCTACCTCGTACAACACAGTCGGGGCAAACTGGTCGACATCCTCCCCATTGCGGCCATCACTGCCAAATGCCAGGGCAAGGACATTACGGAAATGATCGACATGCACCATGCCGGAGCCATCGCTTTTTCCGACGGCAACCAGGCCATTGCCGACAATGGGATGATTCTGCGCGCCTTGGAATACGTCAAAGCTTTTGATGGCATCGTCATCAACCAGCCTTTGGATCGCACCCTGGCCTTTGAGGGTCAAATGCACGAGGGCGTGGTGAGCACCTCCCTGGGCATGAAAGGTATCCCCAACCTGGCCGAAGACCTCATGGTGCAGCGCGACATTTACCTGACCCAATACGCTGAATCACGCCTGCACCTGGCCAACTTGTCTTCACAATTTGCCGTAGAACTGGTGCGCCGGGCCAAAGCCAAAGGATTAAAGATCAGTTGCTCTGTTGCCGCGCTCAACCTCGCTTTTGATGATCGCGCACTGGTAGAATTTGACAGCAACTTTAAAGTCCTCCCACCGCTGCGCAGCCACGAAGACATTGAAGCCCTGAAACAGGGTTTAAAAGATGGAACCATCGATCTGATTGGCTCCAACCACGTTCCGCTGGAAGAAGAAGCCAAAAAACTGGAGTTTCCATATGCTGATTTTGGGGCCATTGGCCTCGAAACTACTTATGCCTTGGTCAATACACATTTGGAAGGTGTCCTGTCTCAAACCGAATTAGTCGAAAAACTCGCCATTAATCCCCGAAGAATCTTCAACTTGGAGGAAATTACGGTGCGGGAAGGAGCAAAAGCCAATTTAACAGTGTTTCATCCCCACCAAACCTGGACTTTTGAAAGATCGCACATCTTTTCCAAGTCCAGTAACTCCCCCCTTCTGGGTAAGCGTTTGAAAGGTAAGGTGATTGGGGTAGTCAACAACGGATCGGCATTTATTAACCCTCATTAA
- a CDS encoding glycosyltransferase family 2 protein, giving the protein MNISLVIPLLNEEESLPELEAWIRRVMDAHQYTYEVIMVDDGSTDKSWKVIEQLCTQNPSIKGIKFRRNYGKSAGLHSGFQVASGQVVITMDADLQDSPDEIPELYRLIVEEGYDLISGWKKKRHDPVSKTIPSKFYNWVVRKVSKINLHDFNCGLKAYKNEVVKSVEVYGDMHRFIPLLAKWAGFKKIGEKVVEHHARKYGYSKFGWTRLFTGFLDLLSVVFVGRYAKKPMQFFGTSGLVVFVAGFFAVAYLGLSKLSDIMNHVKRAPLIAENPWFFFALTCMVIGTQLFLAGFIAELVSRSAPNRNNYIVEKVLGELEIKE; this is encoded by the coding sequence ATGAACATCTCTCTGGTTATACCGCTGCTGAATGAAGAAGAATCCTTGCCCGAGCTGGAAGCCTGGATCCGGCGGGTGATGGATGCCCATCAATACACTTACGAAGTGATCATGGTTGATGATGGAAGTACAGACAAATCCTGGAAAGTCATTGAGCAATTGTGCACCCAGAACCCCAGCATCAAGGGCATCAAATTTCGGCGCAATTACGGCAAATCCGCAGGTTTGCATTCCGGTTTCCAAGTCGCCAGCGGACAGGTAGTCATTACCATGGACGCCGACTTGCAAGATAGTCCCGACGAAATTCCCGAATTGTATCGCCTGATTGTTGAAGAAGGGTATGACCTCATTTCTGGATGGAAAAAAAAGCGCCACGACCCCGTTTCCAAAACCATCCCCTCCAAGTTTTACAACTGGGTAGTACGCAAGGTCAGCAAAATTAACCTGCACGATTTCAATTGTGGGCTCAAAGCCTATAAAAACGAGGTAGTGAAAAGTGTGGAAGTATACGGAGACATGCACCGCTTCATCCCACTGTTGGCCAAGTGGGCAGGTTTTAAAAAGATTGGTGAAAAAGTGGTAGAACACCATGCCCGCAAATACGGTTATTCCAAATTTGGCTGGACCCGTTTGTTTACCGGATTTTTGGATTTGCTTTCGGTGGTGTTTGTAGGACGTTATGCCAAAAAACCCATGCAGTTCTTCGGTACCTCCGGCCTGGTTGTGTTTGTAGCGGGCTTTTTTGCCGTAGCTTACCTGGGGCTTTCCAAACTATCCGATATCATGAACCATGTCAAACGAGCGCCGCTCATCGCCGAGAATCCCTGGTTCTTTTTTGCGCTCACCTGTATGGTAATTGGTACCCAGCTTTTTTTGGCGGGTTTCATCGCCGAATTGGTGAGCCGCAGCGCCCCCAACCGCAATAATTACATCGTTGAAAAAGTTCTTGGAGAGCTTGAAATCAAAGAATAA
- a CDS encoding DUF4199 domain-containing protein, which translates to MIKFGSIAGVALVLWHLLFYVVDKKLYFHPAVQWGVLLFYVSGMYLACRSEAKKSADVYAWQPALRTAFGTFVVTHLIAHVFYFVLFKFIDPGMVNLQAEILFEGIERNTTLLGEENAWKMKDQYKAEDFKPTFQKSAFAFTFGLIGGFVLALGVAWSTYGKSGFNPTK; encoded by the coding sequence ATGATAAAATTCGGTAGTATAGCAGGTGTCGCCCTAGTGTTGTGGCACCTGCTATTTTATGTTGTGGATAAAAAGCTGTACTTCCACCCGGCTGTGCAGTGGGGTGTTTTGCTTTTTTATGTGTCTGGAATGTATTTGGCTTGCCGCAGCGAAGCCAAAAAAAGTGCGGATGTGTATGCCTGGCAACCCGCTTTGCGCACAGCTTTTGGCACATTTGTTGTTACCCACCTGATTGCGCATGTATTTTACTTCGTTCTTTTTAAGTTTATTGATCCCGGAATGGTAAATTTGCAGGCCGAAATATTATTCGAAGGCATTGAGCGAAATACGACACTGTTGGGCGAAGAAAATGCTTGGAAAATGAAAGACCAATACAAAGCCGAGGATTTTAAACCCACTTTTCAAAAATCCGCCTTCGCTTTTACCTTCGGGTTAATTGGGGGATTTGTGCTCGCTTTGGGTGTAGCCTGGTCCACTTATGGGAAATCCGGATTTAACCCAACAAAATAA
- a CDS encoding NAD-dependent epimerase/dehydratase family protein, which translates to MQKVHLVSGGCGFVGRNMVKRLFRKTQDRIVFIDDLSVGTHPSNWLDAPQGRSIGNATFFGSDERLLFIQDDFRNVLRGLHDAPGFFAPLGWEVDKLSDVFHFAAIVGGRAKIDGDPMMVALDLSIDAEFFYWICRHKPARVLYPSSSAAYPIDLQTESDAIALSEKDINFDRMGKPDMTYGWSKLTGEYLAQISAQYYGVKVTCIRPFSGYGEDQDLSYPIPAIAARAARREDPFEVWGSGNQGRDFVHIDDVLDCVEVAMDTIHDGSAINIGMGRLSSFREIIEIFCRLAGYQPTIKPLLDKPVGVHSRYCNMDYVKEKLGWEAKISLEEGLRRVYNEAIKRL; encoded by the coding sequence ATGCAAAAAGTACATTTGGTAAGTGGTGGCTGTGGATTTGTAGGCCGCAACATGGTAAAGCGGCTTTTCCGCAAAACGCAAGATAGAATTGTTTTTATCGATGACCTTTCCGTGGGTACTCATCCTTCCAACTGGTTGGATGCACCACAAGGCCGCAGTATTGGTAACGCCACTTTTTTTGGCTCCGACGAGCGCCTTTTGTTCATCCAGGATGACTTCAGGAACGTACTGCGTGGCCTGCACGATGCGCCTGGTTTTTTTGCGCCCCTTGGTTGGGAAGTAGACAAACTGAGCGATGTTTTCCATTTTGCTGCCATCGTAGGCGGACGCGCCAAAATTGACGGAGACCCCATGATGGTTGCCCTGGATTTATCCATTGATGCTGAATTTTTTTACTGGATTTGTCGCCACAAACCCGCCCGGGTGCTTTACCCCAGCTCTAGCGCAGCTTACCCCATCGACTTACAAACCGAAAGTGATGCCATTGCCCTGAGTGAAAAAGACATCAATTTTGACCGCATGGGCAAACCCGATATGACCTACGGCTGGAGTAAATTAACGGGAGAGTACCTGGCGCAAATTTCGGCCCAATACTACGGGGTCAAAGTCACTTGTATCCGGCCCTTTAGCGGCTACGGCGAAGACCAAGACCTCTCCTACCCCATTCCCGCCATTGCAGCGCGTGCAGCGCGCCGTGAAGACCCTTTTGAAGTATGGGGCAGTGGCAACCAGGGCCGCGATTTTGTACACATTGATGATGTACTGGATTGTGTGGAGGTTGCCATGGATACCATTCACGATGGCAGTGCCATCAACATTGGCATGGGCCGTTTGAGCAGCTTCCGCGAAATCATTGAGATTTTCTGTCGACTTGCGGGCTATCAACCAACCATCAAACCTTTACTGGACAAACCAGTAGGGGTACATTCGCGTTATTGCAACATGGACTATGTCAAGGAAAAACTGGGTTGGGAAGCCAAAATCAGTTTGGAAGAAGGTTTGCGGCGGGTGTATAATGAGGCGATCAAACGCTTGTAG
- a CDS encoding Crp/Fnr family transcriptional regulator: MTVYANNNRKRNLGNTLEAKMAFIERFALFSCLNPEEKLVLANQMEHREKSRYSFVYETGEGSEVLYLLAEGAIKIGATSHDGKEVIKALIHPLAMFGELGLVGEVRRQEFAQVMKEEVVLFAVKVEDFRRLMRQNFELCNRVMLYLGSRLSLAEQKMESLIFKDARTRIVDFIKDSVSDRGQRVGYEMLLRHSLTHQDIANITCTSRQTVTLVLNELRKSDLIYFNRGKILVRDLARLA, encoded by the coding sequence ATGACCGTATACGCCAATAACAACCGCAAAAGAAATCTGGGCAATACCCTGGAAGCCAAAATGGCTTTCATCGAACGCTTCGCTTTGTTTTCCTGCCTTAATCCGGAAGAGAAGTTAGTGTTGGCAAATCAGATGGAACATCGCGAGAAATCCCGCTATAGTTTTGTGTATGAGACCGGTGAAGGCTCGGAAGTGCTTTACCTCTTGGCAGAAGGAGCCATCAAAATTGGTGCTACTTCACACGACGGAAAAGAAGTCATCAAAGCCCTGATTCATCCCCTGGCCATGTTTGGCGAATTGGGTTTGGTCGGTGAGGTTCGCCGGCAAGAGTTTGCGCAGGTCATGAAAGAAGAAGTCGTATTGTTTGCGGTGAAAGTAGAGGATTTTCGCCGCTTGATGCGCCAAAACTTTGAACTCTGCAATCGGGTAATGCTCTATTTGGGCAGTCGCCTTAGCCTGGCCGAGCAAAAAATGGAATCGCTGATCTTTAAAGATGCCCGTACCCGTATTGTAGATTTTATTAAAGATTCGGTTTCGGATCGTGGGCAGCGCGTAGGATATGAAATGTTGTTGCGCCATTCCTTGACGCATCAAGACATTGCCAACATTACCTGTACATCTCGACAAACGGTAACCCTGGTCTTGAATGAATTGCGCAAATCTGACCTGATTTATTTCAATCGGGGTAAGATATTGGTGCGGGATTTGGCTCGGTTGGCGTAG
- a CDS encoding D-sedoheptulose-7-phosphate isomerase — MIHPLIQTRIASHLYVVTLLHEQEDLLERCQQMADALLKAFQTGKKVLFCGNGGSAADAQHLAAELSGRYYFDRPPLYAEALHVNTSYLTAVSNDYGYAEIYARLLRAMGTPGDVLVALSTSGNSENVLKAIAAAREQGMIVIGMTGMDGGKMAQLCDVLINIPSKDTPRIQECHMLLGHIVCEIVEQTLFKKP, encoded by the coding sequence ATGATCCATCCCCTGATACAAACCCGCATTGCTTCACATTTGTATGTTGTGACCTTGCTGCATGAGCAGGAAGATTTGCTGGAGCGCTGCCAACAAATGGCGGATGCTTTGCTTAAAGCCTTCCAGACGGGCAAAAAAGTGCTGTTTTGTGGCAATGGAGGAAGTGCTGCCGATGCACAGCACCTCGCTGCGGAGCTTTCTGGCCGCTATTATTTTGATCGCCCTCCTCTGTATGCCGAAGCACTACACGTCAACACATCCTACCTCACTGCGGTGAGCAACGATTACGGCTACGCTGAAATTTACGCCCGCTTGCTCCGGGCCATGGGTACTCCTGGTGATGTGCTGGTAGCCTTATCAACTTCCGGCAACTCCGAAAATGTATTGAAAGCCATTGCCGCTGCACGTGAACAAGGCATGATCGTGATCGGAATGACCGGGATGGATGGAGGCAAAATGGCACAACTTTGTGATGTACTGATCAATATCCCTTCCAAGGACACCCCCCGCATTCAGGAGTGTCATATGCTCCTGGGGCATATTGTGTGTGAGATTGTTGAACAAACCTTATTCAAAAAACCATAG
- a CDS encoding DUF4249 domain-containing protein, whose protein sequence is MKKNLRGILSLSLLAFLFGCEKPQLSDLYQHKPRLVVISNFTTLDGIQVQVSKSRSPLDNGGTEYITNARVEIWEGEQLLERLNLNDTREEKTPFYTSEVIKPRIGVDYTVKVSAKGFESVTATSRIPERVNLDSVLVEKLKATPDDPGFVRYDFDLAIYFTDPLIERNFYHVNVFQKSITPLKDGVDFLEQTKKLVFGSEVNSNYIVANYDGGLLIEDKLIDGRAIRIPIPISMRMPAHLQNFDELIVELRSVSEEYYLFHSTVSRQQDNDDLPFSDPIVLFNNIRNGQGVFAGYSQAKQAVIIKPK, encoded by the coding sequence GTGAAAAAAAATCTACGAGGCATATTATCGCTGAGCCTTTTGGCATTCCTCTTTGGTTGTGAAAAACCACAGTTATCGGACCTGTATCAGCACAAGCCTCGTCTGGTTGTTATTTCAAATTTCACTACCCTGGACGGGATTCAAGTTCAGGTATCCAAAAGCCGCTCACCACTGGACAATGGAGGAACCGAGTACATTACGAATGCCAGAGTAGAAATCTGGGAAGGGGAACAATTGCTTGAACGCCTCAATTTGAACGACACCCGGGAGGAAAAAACACCTTTTTATACCAGTGAAGTCATTAAACCGCGCATTGGGGTCGATTATACCGTCAAGGTAAGTGCCAAAGGGTTTGAGTCGGTTACCGCAACAAGTCGCATTCCGGAAAGAGTAAACCTGGACAGTGTTTTGGTGGAAAAATTGAAAGCTACTCCCGATGATCCGGGGTTTGTGCGGTACGATTTTGATCTGGCCATCTATTTTACCGATCCTTTAATTGAACGCAATTTTTACCATGTCAATGTGTTCCAAAAAAGCATTACACCACTTAAAGATGGAGTAGATTTTTTGGAACAAACCAAAAAACTGGTCTTTGGCTCGGAAGTCAATTCCAATTATATCGTTGCCAATTATGATGGTGGCCTTTTGATTGAAGACAAACTCATTGACGGTCGTGCCATCCGCATCCCTATCCCCATTTCGATGCGGATGCCTGCTCATTTACAGAATTTTGATGAGCTGATTGTAGAACTACGTTCTGTCTCAGAAGAATATTACCTTTTCCATTCTACCGTTAGTCGACAACAAGACAACGATGATTTACCTTTCTCTGATCCAATAGTACTTTTTAACAACATCCGCAACGGACAAGGAGTCTTTGCCGGGTACAGCCAAGCCAAGCAAGCCGTGATTATCAAGCCCAAGTAA